From the genome of bacterium:
AGCCCTAAATCTCCTTTCTCCTGCAATAATTTCATAGCCGTCATCCTTTGTTCTAACAATGATTGGCTGAAGAAGCCCCTTTTCCTTTATGGACAAAAGGAGCTCCCTTTCCTTTTCATCCTCAAACCTCTCCCTTGGTTGGTATTTACCTGGCTTTATTTTCTCCCTTTCAATCTCAACAAAGGCTTCGCTATCAGGGAATAATACATCCAAACCCCTTCCCAATGCCTTTTTCATTTTATACTAACCTTCCTTCCTGAAATCTCAAGCCTTCCCTCGCTAAAAAGCCTTATTGCCTCAGGGTATATTTTATGTTCTTCCTCTAATATTCTTGCCGATAAGGTTTCCTCTGTATCGCCTGGCAAAACAAAAACAGCCCTTTGTAGAATAATTGGCCCTGTATCACAGCTCTCATCAACAAAATGCACTGTGCATCCTGAAACATTAACGCCATATTCTAATGCCTGCTTTTGGGCAGATAATCCAGGAAATGAGGGAAGGAGAGATGGATGGATATTCATAATTCTATTCTTATATTCATTTACAAAGAATGGAGAAATTATCCTCATAAAACCAGCTAATAGGACAAGAGAAACATCCCTCTTTTTAAGCTTTTCTACAATTAGCCTATCATATTCCTCTTTTGATAATCCCAAAGGGCTTAAAAAAATGGCTTCTATATTGTGCTTTTTTGCTATTTTAAGCCCCTTTGCATCCTCTTTGTCGCTGATTACACAGACAATTTTGGCATTTATTTTTTCTTCTTCTATTGCTTTAATTATTGCAAGAAGGTTTGATCCCCTTCCGGAAATCAGGACACCACATTTTAACATCTATTCCTGTTCCTGAATCTTTGCTTTTACATTATGCCTTTTGTAAATCATATTCATTTTCCTCAATCCTGCCATTGTTGCTTTAATTACATTGATGGGATTGTTACTTTTAAGGGATTTACAAACCACATCTTTTATCCCGAGTGCTTCAAAAACAGCCCTTGAGGTATTACCTGCAACAATGCCTGTTCCAGGGGGTGCAGGCTTAAGAAGAACACAAGAGGCACAAGATTTGGCAGAAACAGGGAATAAAAGCGTTCCATCTTTTAGGGCAATCCTTTCAAGGTGCTTCTTCGCATATTCAACAGCCTTTAAAACAGCCTTAGGAACCTCTGCTGCCTTTGACATTCCTATCCCTACAGAGCCATTTTTATCTCCTACAACTACCAATGCTGAAAAACGAAGCCTTTTTCCACCCTTTGTTGTTTTTGTTATTCTGTTTATAGAGATAACCTTTTCAAATAATGGAAGGTCTTCTGAATGTGTCTCCATCTCTTCTGTAATTGAATTATAATCGTCCATATTAAAATTCTAATCCTCCTTCTTTGCAAGCCTCTGCTAAAGCCTTTATCCTTCCAGAAAAAGAAAAAGAGCCTCTATCAAAGACAACCTTTGTTATCCCCTTTTCCTTTGCCCTTTTTACAAGAAGCTCTCCAACCTTTTTTGCATTCTCTTTTTTTGGATGGATAGATTGCTTTTTTATTTCTTTATCAAGAGATGAGGCAGAAACAAGCGTTTTTCCTAAATCATCATTTATAATTTGGGCTTTGATATGTTTTAGGCTTCTTGACACAGAAAGCCTTGGCCTTTCTTCTTTTCCTGAAATTCTTTTT
Proteins encoded in this window:
- the purN gene encoding phosphoribosylglycinamide formyltransferase, with translation MLKCGVLISGRGSNLLAIIKAIEEEKINAKIVCVISDKEDAKGLKIAKKHNIEAIFLSPLGLSKEEYDRLIVEKLKKRDVSLVLLAGFMRIISPFFVNEYKNRIMNIHPSLLPSFPGLSAQKQALEYGVNVSGCTVHFVDESCDTGPIILQRAVFVLPGDTEETLSARILEEEHKIYPEAIRLFSEGRLEISGRKVSIK
- the rpsE gene encoding 30S ribosomal protein S5, which codes for MDDYNSITEEMETHSEDLPLFEKVISINRITKTTKGGKRLRFSALVVVGDKNGSVGIGMSKAAEVPKAVLKAVEYAKKHLERIALKDGTLLFPVSAKSCASCVLLKPAPPGTGIVAGNTSRAVFEALGIKDVVCKSLKSNNPINVIKATMAGLRKMNMIYKRHNVKAKIQEQE
- the rplR gene encoding 50S ribosomal protein L18 — its product is MKKEEIKEKKRKRTRKRISGKEERPRLSVSRSLKHIKAQIINDDLGKTLVSASSLDKEIKKQSIHPKKENAKKVGELLVKRAKEKGITKVVFDRGSFSFSGRIKALAEACKEGGLEF